A single Anopheles maculipalpis chromosome 3RL, idAnoMacuDA_375_x, whole genome shotgun sequence DNA region contains:
- the LOC126562416 gene encoding serine protease inhibitor 42Dd isoform X2, with translation MADSNTLDAQFVGQSNSFATKLYQAISAKNVGENVVISPFSISACLSLAAMGASGPTAEEMYSVLEYGTPNEKQSVADNYRRLMTRLSSDSTVNVANKIYVMQNYAIKSAFNAIATESFQSEAEAVNFAENAAAAKKINGWVESKTNNKIKDLISPDSLDELSRMVLVNAVHFKGTWTYQFDPQLTRPLPFYTSETESRNVPMMNIKKHFAYNNFEEHGFSALELTYGASEMTMLILLPNERTGLAAVEEKLSSLNFADLTSQMHKQEVEVFLPKFKIEFTRDLNDDLKALGMSRMFSDSAEFPDLLEENEPLKVSKVVHKAFIEVNEEGTEAAAATGMIMMMRCMPMHPYFTVDHPFLYLLRHQQMIYFVGRVAKVDA, from the exons ATGGCCGATAGCAACACTCTTGATGCGCAGTTTGTGGGACAGTCGAACAGCTTTGCAACGAAACTGTACCAG GCAATAAGTGCAAAGAATGTGGGAGAAAATGTGGTCATTTCCCCGTTTTCGATCAGTGCCTGTCTTTCCCTGGCCGCTATGGGCGCTTCCGGTCCTACGGCGGAAGAAATGTACTCGGTGCTGGAGTACGGAACACCGAACGAAAAGCAATCGGTGGCCGATAACTATCGCCGTCTCATGACACGACTCTCCTCCGATAGCACAGTGAATGTGGCGAACAAAATTTACGTCATGCAGAACTACGCTATCAAGAGCGCGTTCAATGCGATCGCCACCGAAAGTTTCCAGTCCGAGGCGGAAGCGGTCAACTTCGCCGAGAATGCGGCAGCCGCCAAAAAGATAAACGGTTGGGTAGAGTCGAAAACGAACAACAAGATCAAGGATCTCATTTCGCCGGATTCGTTGGACGAGCTCTCGCGGATGGTGCTGGTTAATGCGGTACACTTTAAGGGTACCTGGACGTATCAGTTCGATCCGCAGCTGACGCGTCCGCTTCCGTTTTATACCAGCGAGACAGAATCACGCAACGTGCCGATGATGAACATTAAGAAACACTTTGCGTACAACAACTTCGAAGAGCACGGCTTTTCGGCGCTGGAGCTAACATACGGTGCTAGTGAAATGACCATGCTGATACTGCTCCCCAACGAGCGTACGGGATTGGCGGCAGTTGAGGAAAAACTTTCCAGTCTGAATTTTGCCGACCTAACGTCACAAATGCACAAGCAGGAAGTTGAGGTGTTCCTGCCCAAATTTAAGATCGAATTCACGCGCGATCTGAACGACGATCTAAAGGCG CTCGGCATGAGCAGAATGTTTAGCGACTCGGCCGAATTTCCCGACTTGTTGGAAGAAAACGAACCACTCAAGGTGTCCAAAGTCGTACACAAAGCGTTCATCGAAGTGAACGAGGAAGGCACTGAGGCAGCCGCCGCCACTG gcatgatcatgatgatgcgCTGCATGCCGATGCATCCTTACTTCACGGTTGATCATCCGTTCCTTTACCTCTTGAGACATCAGCAGATGATCTACTTTGTGGGACGCGTGGCAAAGGTTGATGCTTAG
- the LOC126562416 gene encoding serine protease inhibitor 42Dd isoform X1 has protein sequence MADSNTLDAQFVGQSNSFATKLYQAISAKNVGENVVISPFSISACLSLAAMGASGPTAEEMYSVLEYGTPNEKQSVADNYRRLMTRLSSDSTVNVANKIYVMQNYAIKSAFNAIATESFQSEAEAVNFAENAAAAKKINGWVESKTNNKIKDLISPDSLDELSRMVLVNAVHFKGTWTYQFDPQLTRPLPFYTSETESRNVPMMNIKKHFAYNNFEEHGFSALELTYGASEMTMLILLPNERTGLAAVEEKLSSLNFADLTSQMHKQEVEVFLPKFKIEFTRDLNDDLKALGMSRMFSDSAEFPDLLEENEPLKVSKVVHKAFIEVNEEGTEAAAATVAVVRVKRALINRLKVRLDHPFLYVLLMGSPRQAAFIGRYAKPDQTDITGVNRRDEL, from the exons ATGGCCGATAGCAACACTCTTGATGCGCAGTTTGTGGGACAGTCGAACAGCTTTGCAACGAAACTGTACCAG GCAATAAGTGCAAAGAATGTGGGAGAAAATGTGGTCATTTCCCCGTTTTCGATCAGTGCCTGTCTTTCCCTGGCCGCTATGGGCGCTTCCGGTCCTACGGCGGAAGAAATGTACTCGGTGCTGGAGTACGGAACACCGAACGAAAAGCAATCGGTGGCCGATAACTATCGCCGTCTCATGACACGACTCTCCTCCGATAGCACAGTGAATGTGGCGAACAAAATTTACGTCATGCAGAACTACGCTATCAAGAGCGCGTTCAATGCGATCGCCACCGAAAGTTTCCAGTCCGAGGCGGAAGCGGTCAACTTCGCCGAGAATGCGGCAGCCGCCAAAAAGATAAACGGTTGGGTAGAGTCGAAAACGAACAACAAGATCAAGGATCTCATTTCGCCGGATTCGTTGGACGAGCTCTCGCGGATGGTGCTGGTTAATGCGGTACACTTTAAGGGTACCTGGACGTATCAGTTCGATCCGCAGCTGACGCGTCCGCTTCCGTTTTATACCAGCGAGACAGAATCACGCAACGTGCCGATGATGAACATTAAGAAACACTTTGCGTACAACAACTTCGAAGAGCACGGCTTTTCGGCGCTGGAGCTAACATACGGTGCTAGTGAAATGACCATGCTGATACTGCTCCCCAACGAGCGTACGGGATTGGCGGCAGTTGAGGAAAAACTTTCCAGTCTGAATTTTGCCGACCTAACGTCACAAATGCACAAGCAGGAAGTTGAGGTGTTCCTGCCCAAATTTAAGATCGAATTCACGCGCGATCTGAACGACGATCTAAAGGCG CTCGGCATGAGCAGAATGTTTAGCGACTCGGCCGAATTTCCCGACTTGTTGGAAGAAAACGAACCACTCAAGGTGTCCAAAGTCGTACACAAAGCGTTCATCGAAGTGAACGAGGAAGGCACTGAGGCAGCCGCCGCCACTG TGGCAGTTGTACGTGTCAAGCGAGCCCTCATAAATCGGCTTAAAGTTCGCCTAGACCATCCGTTCTTGTATGTTTTGCTGATGGGCAGTCCGCGACAGGCGGCTTTCATTGGCCGCTATGCGAAACCCGATCAAACCGACATTACCGGAGTTAATCGCCGCGATGAATTGTAA